The DNA sequence GTTCAGCGGCTCCGGGAAAGCTCCGCCGCGAGCTCCGCCGCCAGCCGCGCGGATTCGCCACCCCCCCGCCCCGACCGGGGGAGGTACACCACGAACGAATACCGCGCCGCGCCGGTGCGGTCGAAGGCGAGGCCCGCGAACCAGCCGTCGCCGGCGCCGCCCGCGCGGGGAGCCGTTCCGGTCTTCCCCCCCAGCGTCCAGCCGGTGCCGGCGAGGGCCCGGTCCGCCCCGCGCGCCGTCCCCCGCCGGACCACGTCGAGCATGGCCTCCCGCAGCAGCGCGGCGGTGCGGGCGGTGAGCACCCGCTGGGGAGCCGCGGGCGCCAGCGCCGCCGCGCGCTCCACGGTGGGCGCCAGCATCAGCCCGCCGTTCCCGATCGCCTGGACGAAGCGCGACAGGTGCAGCGGCGTCACGTTGACCTGCTCCGCGCCCAGCGCCACGCCGGCCCAGTCCTCCGGTGCGTCCAGCCGCACGCCGACCCGCTCGGGGCTCATGGGCTCGCGGAAGCCGCCGGAGGTGGTGGCCCAGAACGACTCGTCGCGCCCCGCCGCGGCGGTGTCCGCGGCCTCCGCCGTGGGAAAGCCCGCGCGGGCCAGTTCCCTCCTCAGGCCCTCCGCGCCGAGCCGGTCCCTCAGCCCCAGCGCCATCCGCGCCGCCGCCGTGTTGCACGACTGCACGAGCATGCCGTGCACCCCGCTGCCGCGGGTTTCGGTGATGGGGGACCCGTTGCGGATCGTCCGCCCACCGGCGGAGAGCCGCGCGCTGCACCGGACCGGGGCGTCGCCGAGCCCCTGGTCCCACCAGATCCCCGCCAGCACCAGCTTCCACACGGAGCCGGGCGCCGTGCCGCGGCCGGCCTCGGTCCCGGCCGCGGAGTTGGCGAGCACGGCGCCGGTCGCCACGTCCTGCACGATCACCACGCCGCCATCCGCGCGCCCCGAGAGCGCCCGGCCGGCCAGGGCGGCGAGCTCCGCGCAGAGCGTGCTCCCCGGTTCCGCCGGCGTGCATCCGCGCGTTGGCGCCGGGGCCGCATGCCGCGGCGCGGGCACCTGCGCCCCGGCCGCACCCGCGCGCCGGGCGGGGAGGAGCGCCACGGCGCCCAGCAGCAACAGCACGCCCAGCGCGGGGAGACGCGGCGCCCGCCGTGGCGCGGCCGCGCGCGCCTCCACCAGGCGCAGCACCCGGGCGAGC is a window from the Longimicrobium sp. genome containing:
- a CDS encoding M56 family metallopeptidase, with the protein product MSGDVLLYALGWAIVHSLWQCFLVWAALRLVLAIVPRAAAPTRYWLSCGALLLMLGGLGGTAWVAASRASLPGGAAAGEPARPAALDVASAPAGDAPGAAAPLVPIAPTGVAVLGARAAWGQAVRGIERALPALVALWGAGVLLFSLRLGAAWLQVRRMVRVGVAPPPEWLLAAAERLRRRLRISRPVRLLTSVAVGVPTVAGWLRPVVLLPLSALTGLTPRQIELLILHELVHVRRHDTLVNLLQAAAEIALFHHPAAWWVSRRIRQEREFCCDDAVARLEGVRDYVEALAGMEQVRSARPVLALAADGSGLLARVLRLVEARAAAPRRAPRLPALGVLLLLGAVALLPARRAGAAGAQVPAPRHAAPAPTRGCTPAEPGSTLCAELAALAGRALSGRADGGVVIVQDVATGAVLANSAAGTEAGRGTAPGSVWKLVLAGIWWDQGLGDAPVRCSARLSAGGRTIRNGSPITETRGSGVHGMLVQSCNTAAARMALGLRDRLGAEGLRRELARAGFPTAEAADTAAAGRDESFWATTSGGFREPMSPERVGVRLDAPEDWAGVALGAEQVNVTPLHLSRFVQAIGNGGLMLAPTVERAAALAPAAPQRVLTARTAALLREAMLDVVRRGTARGADRALAGTGWTLGGKTGTAPRAGGAGDGWFAGLAFDRTGAARYSFVVYLPRSGRGGGESARLAAELAAELSRSR